In one Pseudomonas purpurea genomic region, the following are encoded:
- the yiaY gene encoding L-threonine dehydrogenase produces the protein MTSTFFIPAVNIMGSGCLDEAMIAIRNYGFRKALIVTDAGLAKAGVATLIAEKLAMQDIDSVVFDGAKPNPSIANVESGLELLANSQCDFVVSLGGGSPHDCAKGIALCATNGGHIRDYEGVDQSTKPQLPLVSINTTAGTASEMTRFCIITDEARHVKMAIVDRNVTPLLSVNDPALMVAMPTGLTAATGMDALTHAIEAYVSTAATPITDACALKAIELISCNLRLAVHDGNDIIARENMAYAQFLAGMAFNNASLGFVHAMAHQLGGFYDLPHGVCNAVLLPHVQSFNASVCADRLTDVARALDADIRGFSPEEGAQAAIEAIRSLARDVEIPAGLRDLGAKLQDIPVLAANALKDACGLTNPRAADQRQIEEIFRSAF, from the coding sequence ATGACCAGCACTTTTTTCATTCCCGCCGTCAACATCATGGGCAGCGGTTGCCTCGACGAAGCCATGATCGCTATTCGCAACTATGGGTTTCGCAAAGCGCTGATCGTGACAGACGCAGGGTTGGCCAAGGCTGGCGTGGCGACATTGATTGCTGAAAAACTGGCGATGCAGGACATCGACTCGGTGGTCTTCGATGGCGCCAAGCCGAACCCGAGCATCGCCAACGTCGAGAGCGGCCTGGAACTGCTCGCCAACAGCCAATGCGATTTCGTGGTGTCGCTGGGCGGCGGCTCGCCCCACGACTGCGCCAAGGGCATTGCCCTGTGCGCCACCAACGGCGGGCATATCCGTGACTACGAAGGTGTCGATCAGTCGACCAAGCCGCAGCTGCCGCTGGTCTCCATCAACACCACCGCCGGCACTGCCAGCGAGATGACCCGGTTCTGCATCATCACCGACGAAGCGCGCCACGTGAAAATGGCCATCGTCGATCGCAACGTCACGCCGCTGTTGTCGGTCAATGACCCGGCGCTGATGGTTGCCATGCCCACGGGCCTGACCGCCGCCACTGGCATGGACGCGCTGACCCATGCCATCGAAGCCTATGTGTCTACCGCCGCCACGCCGATCACGGACGCCTGCGCACTCAAGGCCATCGAGTTGATCAGCTGCAACTTGCGCCTGGCGGTGCATGACGGCAATGACATCATCGCGCGGGAAAACATGGCCTACGCGCAGTTCCTCGCGGGCATGGCGTTCAACAACGCCTCCCTGGGGTTCGTGCATGCGATGGCGCACCAGTTGGGCGGGTTCTACGACTTGCCGCACGGCGTATGCAACGCGGTGTTGCTGCCTCACGTACAAAGTTTCAATGCGAGCGTCTGCGCCGATCGCCTGACCGACGTGGCACGAGCGCTGGACGCCGACATTCGGGGCTTCAGCCCGGAAGAAGGGGCTCAAGCCGCCATCGAGGCGATCCGCAGCCTGGCCAGGGACGTCGAGATTCCGGCCGGCCTGCGTGACCTGGGGGCCAAGTTGCAAGACATTCCGGTGCTGGCCGCCAACGCCTTGAAAGACGCGTGCGGCCTGACCAATC
- a CDS encoding DUF4917 family protein gives MTDFQEFDARLEDWNALRATVPFSALLVGNGASRAVWDDFGYDSLFENARTVEEKPLSQSELSVFDAMQTRSFEQVLSALKTTSRVNKALAVSSAAPRNRYYAIKEALINTVHAVHIPWRLVQASSLAAIHQELRTYSTVFTTNYDLLNYWAIQHNPDAIDDLFQGSEPRFELSASATDKTRMLYLHGGLHLVRNQDGTARKLMSTEGTLLGSFAINNTIKTLDDVPLFVSEGPCEDKLKTIRSSDYLSFCYQQLLDQNDALCLFGHSLGKQDQHIIDALRQAKPKTVAISIYPRSAAFIQSQKRHYAKVFEGTGVALRFFDSKTHALGSPTLSVPVER, from the coding sequence ATGACCGATTTCCAGGAATTTGATGCCCGACTTGAAGACTGGAACGCTCTGCGCGCAACCGTCCCGTTCAGCGCCTTGCTGGTGGGCAATGGTGCCAGCCGCGCCGTGTGGGACGATTTCGGTTACGACTCGCTGTTCGAGAATGCCCGCACAGTCGAAGAGAAACCTCTGAGCCAATCCGAGCTGAGCGTGTTTGACGCGATGCAGACCCGCAGTTTCGAGCAGGTGTTGAGCGCGCTGAAAACCACCAGCCGCGTCAACAAGGCCCTGGCCGTCAGCTCGGCCGCACCACGCAATCGCTACTACGCGATCAAGGAAGCGCTGATCAACACTGTGCATGCGGTGCATATTCCGTGGCGCCTGGTGCAGGCGTCGAGCCTGGCGGCGATCCATCAGGAATTACGCACCTACTCAACGGTGTTCACCACCAATTACGACCTGCTGAACTACTGGGCGATCCAGCACAACCCCGACGCCATCGACGACCTGTTTCAGGGCAGCGAGCCGCGCTTTGAACTGAGTGCCAGCGCCACCGATAAAACCCGGATGCTGTACCTGCACGGCGGCTTGCACCTGGTGCGTAACCAGGACGGTACGGCGCGTAAACTGATGTCGACCGAGGGCACATTGCTCGGCAGTTTTGCGATCAACAACACGATCAAGACCCTGGACGATGTGCCGTTGTTCGTCAGCGAAGGCCCTTGCGAAGACAAGCTGAAGACCATTCGCAGCTCGGACTATCTGTCGTTCTGCTACCAGCAACTGCTCGACCAGAACGATGCGCTGTGCCTCTTCGGCCACAGCCTGGGCAAGCAGGACCAGCACATCATCGATGCGCTGCGCCAGGCGAAACCCAAGACCGTGGCGATCTCGATTTACCCGCGCAGCGCAGCGTTCATCCAGAGCCAGAAGCGGCATTACGCGAAGGTGTTTGAAGGGACCGGGGTGGCGCTGAGGTTTTTTGATTCCAAAACCCATGCGCTGGGTAGCCCGACACTTTCTGTCCCGGTCGAACGCTGA
- a CDS encoding XRE family transcriptional regulator, producing MSIRLKLLRKKLGVTLEALAEKSGMTKSYLSKVERGLNTPSIAAALKLAKALNVKVEELFSEDNVSLDSYSLVRSDERQSLAANDQTPGYAVLAHQVSERSLLPFIIYPPREFSDKTFKEHLGEEFLFVHEGQVEVDFMSERVILNRGDALHFNAQKPHRIRSVGEVQAQLLVVVHSAEE from the coding sequence ATGTCTATCCGTTTGAAATTACTGCGAAAAAAACTGGGTGTGACCCTGGAAGCCCTGGCCGAGAAATCCGGCATGACCAAGAGTTATCTGTCGAAAGTCGAACGCGGGTTGAACACCCCGTCGATTGCGGCCGCGCTGAAACTGGCCAAGGCGTTGAACGTCAAGGTCGAGGAATTGTTCTCCGAGGACAACGTCAGCCTCGACAGCTACAGCCTGGTGCGCAGTGACGAGCGCCAGTCGCTGGCGGCCAATGACCAGACGCCGGGTTACGCCGTGCTGGCCCATCAGGTCAGCGAGCGTAGCCTGTTGCCGTTCATCATCTATCCGCCCCGGGAGTTCAGCGACAAGACCTTCAAGGAGCATTTGGGCGAAGAGTTTCTGTTCGTCCACGAAGGTCAGGTTGAAGTCGACTTCATGAGCGAACGGGTGATTTTGAATCGCGGGGACGCGCTGCACTTCAATGCCCAGAAACCGCACCGCATTCGTTCGGTGGGCGAGGTGCAGGCGCAATTGCTGGTGGTGGTGCACAGCGCCGAAGAATGA